Proteins from a genomic interval of Papaver somniferum cultivar HN1 chromosome 4, ASM357369v1, whole genome shotgun sequence:
- the LOC113276220 gene encoding SPX domain-containing membrane protein At4g22990-like yields the protein MVEFGKKLKERQIQEWQGYYINYKLMKKKVKQFTQQLGAGAQDRRHVLKEFSRMLDNQIEKIVLFLLEQQGLLASRLAKLGEQQAELLREPEIAQISELREAYRDVGRDLLKLLYFVEMNAIGLRKILKKFDKRFGYRFTDYYVTSRANHPYSQLQQVFKHVGFGAVVGAVTRNLVDLQDRQGSYLSIYDQPSIAFQDPVIDSIRAAVDRLTHSTNFLHFLGQHALIMQDELPMPTDEPVDEQRYHFASLMLNLANTFLYMVNTYIIVPTADNYSLSLGAAATVCGIVIGAMAVAQVFSSVYFSAWSNRSYFRPLVFSSIVLFLGNVLYALAYDLDSIAVLLIGRLLCGFGSARAVNRRYISDCVPNRIRMQASAGFVSASALGMACGPALAGLLQTNFKISKLTFNEDTLPGWVMAVAWLFYLVWLWISFVEPAPLPEAKPVPQEEDAARLENGELEKALVQPLLLSSKEDQDEDGDDDVDGSEEASEESHLAAASIGSAYRLLTPSVKVQLLIYFMLKYAMEILLSESSVITTYYFNWSTSTVAIFLACLGLTVLPVNIVIGSYISNMFEDRQILLASEIMVCVGIVLSFHVTHTYSIPQYVFSALITFVSAEVLEGVNLSLLSRVMSSRLARGTYNGGLLSTEAGTLARVVADATITLAGYFGQKHLLNITLLPSLVICVISIMATCFTYNTLY from the exons ATGgttgaatttgggaaaaagttgAAGGAGAGACAGATTCAAGAATGGCAAGG CTATTACATTAACTACAAgttaatgaagaagaaagtgaagcAATTCACTCAACAACTTGGTGCAGGAGCGCAAGACCGTCGACATGTTCTCAAGGAATTTTCAAGAATGCTGGATAATCAG ATTGAAAAAATTGTACTGTTCCTTTTGGAACAACAAGGGCTACTAGCAAGCAGACTAGCCAAACTTGGGGAACAACAGGCTGAACTTCTAAGAGAGCCAGAGATAGCACAAATATCTGAACTACGAGAAGCATATAGAGATGTGGGACGAGATCTTTTAAAGCTTCTCTACTTTGTGGAGATGAATGCAATTGGGCTTCGCAAAATACTGAAAAAGTTTGATAAACGTTTTGGCTACAGATTCACTGATTACTATGTGACGTCTCGTGCAAATCATCCTTACTCCCAACTACAACAAGTGTTCAAGCATGTG ggatttggagctgttgtagGAGCTGTAACTCGCAATCTTGTAGATCTTCAGGATCGCCAGGGAAGCTACTTATCAATTTATGATCAACCATCTATTGCATTTCAG GATCCTGTTATTGATTCTATAAGAGCAGCTGTAGATAGGTTAACTCACTCCACAAATTTCCTCCACTTCTTAGGGCAACATGCCCTTATTATGCAAGATGAGTTACCAATGCCAACTGATGAACCAGTTGATGAACAGAGATATCATTTTGCGTCACTAATGTTGAACTTAGCAAACACATTCTTGTATATGGTCAATACGTATATTATTGTCCCAACAGCTGATAACTACTCTCTAAGCCTTGGAGCTGCGGCAACAGTTTGTGGTATTGTGATAGGGGCTATGGCTGTTGCACAGGTGTTTTCGTCAGTCTATTTCAGTGCGTGGTCCAATAGATCATACTTCCGGCCGCTTGTATTCAGCAGTATTGTTCTGTTTTTGGGGAACGTTTTATATGCTCTGGCATATGATCTTGATTCCATTGCAGTTCTTCTGATTGGCCGTCTTTTGTGTGG ATTTGGTTCTGCCAGAGCTGTTAACCGGCGGTATATAAGTGATTGCGTTCCTAATAGAATAAGAATGCAGGCCTCTGCGGGTTTTGTGAGTGCCAGCGCTCTTGGGATGGCTTGTGGTCCTGCTCTTGCAGGCTTGCTTCAAACTAATTTTAAGATTTCCAAGCTAACATTTAATGAAGATACGTTACCAGGCTGGGTTATGGCAGTGGCGTGGCTATTCTATTTAGTCTGGCTCTGGATCTCCTTTGTGGAGCCTGCTCCCTTACCCGAAGCTAAACCTGTGCCACAGGAAGAAGATGCCG CAAGACTAGAAAATGGTGAATTAGAAAAAGCTCTGGTACAGCCTCTGCTTCTAAGTTCTAAAGAGGACCAAGacgaagatggtgatgatgatgttgatggtaGTGAAGAAGCTAGTGAAGAATCGCATCTCGCTGCTGCTTCAATTGGGTCAGCATATAGGTTGCTTACACCATCTGTGAAG GTTCAGCTATTGATCTATTTCATGCTCAAATACGCAATGGAAATTTTACTCTCTGAATCTAGTGTTATTACCACATACTACTTCAATTGGTCAACTAGCACAGTTGCAATCTTCCTTGCATGTCTTGGATTGACTGTTCTTCCAGTAAATATTGTCATCGGAAGCTACATTAGCAACATGTTTGAGGACAG GCAAATTTTGTTGGCATCTGAAATCATGGTATGCGTCGGTATTGTTCTGAGCTTCCATGTAACACACACATATTCTATTCCGCAGTATGTTTTCTCAGCACTTATCACATTCGTGTCTGCTGAAGTTCTCGAAG GTGTGAACCTATCGCTCTTATCGCGCGTGATGTCATCAAGGCTAGCTCGAGGAACATATAACGGTGGATTACTTTCAACAGAAGCCGGAACTTTAGCTAGGGTGGTGGCAGATGCAACAATCACACTAGCCGGATATTTTGGTCAGAAACATCTCTTGAATATCACTCTATTACCTTCACTTGTTATTTGTGTAATTTCAATCATGGCTACTTGCTTTACCTACAATACCCTGTATTGA